The Staphylococcus saprophyticus subsp. saprophyticus ATCC 15305 = NCTC 7292 genome contains the following window.
CAAAATTAATAATTATAAAATAATATATATAGCTGTATGTAAGTTTACTATAGCATTAAATATTAGAATAAGCCTATTCTATACGCATTCTAAAGTGATTAAAAGAATTAGTTGTATAATAACCAAATAAAAAAGACGACTTTTAAAGTCGTCTAGTGTGTATTCGTAAGAAAGTGATAAGTGATTCCATTACCTATTATATACAATTTTAGTTATATTGCAAATATTCAATCATTTTAACTATTAACTTGTCTAACATCTGCTTAACTCTCTGCACGCCTACTTCGAATATACGAGCCATATCTTTGTAAGTTTTCCCCTCTACCATCAGTAAAAACAAATTAAACTCTTTGAATGTTCCTACTGTTTCGGCAGCCAATTCTAGCTCGTTTAAAAATATCGCATCTTCTGTATTCATTTGATCTATACGCTTATGGCCAACTTCAGCACCTAACTCAAAGAAATCATCTGTTTCAATGGGTTTATCTTCATAATCATCGTTAATATGCTCGTGACAACTCAATATAAACTGTTTAATCGTCTTTTTATCATACATAGCTGATTTCACTCGCCAATCGATCTAATATAGACGTTCTAGCACGCAACAATACCCTTTGTTTAATACCGATGATGTCGCAAATAACGTCATCTGATAAGTTTTCCTTGTCCCACCACGTCAACTTGATAACTTGTTGTTTTAATAAAGAAGAATCATTATATACAGCAGTTATACCTTTAACCATATCACATATATTTCGGTACTGAAGGTCATTGACGTTATGAGGTCTGTTGATGTACCAGTCACAAAGTCTGTGATAGTTCAACATATACTTGGATAACATTTTATAGTTCACATCTTGATACTCAATAATCATATGGCAAGTACCTCGCGTTCATTTTGCAGGCTTTCACGTTTTGTTTCGATATAGTCATTATAAATCACTTTATTGGCTTGTATGTGCTTCTCACGGCGTTGTGAACGGTTTTTATGATGGACTTGATATAAATCTTTCTGCAGTTTCTCAATCATTTTGTGTGGCTTATATGAGCCATTTGACTGCATGTATTGAATGATAGCCTTTTGTTCATGCGAAGGATAGTGTTTGATTAGCTTTTTAACCAAATTTAGTCGTTTATTTGATTGTTTTTTATATCTATCCAGCTCGTCTTTTTTCTCAACAATCCAACATACTAACTTTTCTAAAGGATATGAAGTTGTGACTACACCCATCACATCATCACATGTCATGTGCGACGTATTAAGGCTATACATACATTCAATTTGTTCTTCAATGGTTTGTATTTTACGATTAATAAACACGGGATTATAAGCAGTTAATAGCTCGTATTCGGTTATCTTTTCTGTAGGATAATATCTTAATACTTGCATACAAGGTTTTAGAAGCATTGTATAACCTCATTTCTTTAATTTTTAATCCTCTTTACAGTTGTTTCAGATACATCATTTTTTATTGTGATTTCTTTATTTTCATGAACCGGTGTATTGTGTTGGTTATTCGTTTTACGTTGTGGTTCAGCTGAACTAAAACGAATATTTTTGTTCTTCTTATAATTATTCCTTTCTGCTTCACCCATAGCTTTACGTTTATTCTCTTTCGCTCGTTCATGCAATTTATCAATTAAATCTTTAGCGTTACATTTTATGAATTTATACAATGATTGCATAATTAATTATTTTGAAAAATTTGCAAAGTATTATTATAAGTTTAAGTTTGTCCAATTATTGGACAATTAGTCATCTTTACCTATGCCAAACTCTTCATATACTGATTTAGGCTTCTTACCTGTCACAAAATCACCTACGGGATCATACTCATTTTTTGTCTTAGGTTCCATAATCTTGAGACGTGCCTCAACAGTTAATCCTAATTTAGGGCAAATAGCATTCATTGTATTCACGCTATCCCTTTGTATTGTGTAATGAGGTGAGAGCTTACTTCCACGTTCAGTTACAACCACCATACCTTCTTCTTGTAATTTGAGTGTGGCATTTTTGTAGTTACTATATGTTTGGCAATAAGTAGCAAGCAGACCTTTGTCTAAATCTTTTATAGGTAATTCATTAATAAGTGGAAGCACTCTATACCATTCTTGAATAGCATCATCATCTAAAAAATCAGGTGGCTCTTTTGATAAAGGTGTAAGCTCATTCATAGCTTTCTCAGTCGCATTTCTTTGTTCTTGTACATCTTTGGTACGATAAGCTTTTTGTTGTGATAATAGTTTTCTCTGTGACATTTATATCATCTCCTATAAATATTATGTATTGAAATATATTTCTCTAATTGCTTATGTGCAATTGATTCAGAACGTTGTGCTTGTTCCAATTGGGATTCGAGTTGGGATTTTTCTAGTTCAAGTTTTCGTTGGTGTCGTTTGAAATCTTCTCGTTCTTTAGTTGTCATCTCGTATGAATTTTTCATTTCTCCAGAAGAAGTTTTATGCTTTTCTTCTCTTTTATCTTCAGGTATCGTTGCTATTTGATAAAGTGCTTTAAACCCTAAATGTTGAACTGGTTCATCATTTGAAAGTTCTTTTGAAATCTTCATGAATTTACTAGCTGTCGTTCTATCCATGTTTAATGAATTTTCAACCCAGTTTATAAATTCTCCATGAACAAGGTCATTCTCTTTTACGTGTTTCAATCTTCGACCAATTTCGAATATCGATTGACCATATTGGTTTTAAAAACTTTACTAATTCATCGATAATCGCTACTGAGAAAAGCCCTATATTGCGTTGAGAACATGATTATCTTGATAATAGGGCGTTATATACTTAAATTTAATCTATATCGCCTGCATATATTGTGAAAAATTACACAATTTTAACTTTTCATTTCAAGATGCGGTTACAGAAAAGTTCGGCTCGTTTTCGCTCGAACACTAGAGCCACGGGGCTTTTTCTTCGCCACACCAAAAAATATTTTTGAAATTTATTTTTTTGAATCTCAATCCGAAAATTTTTTACACTACCGATAAAATTAATCTATCCGTTAAAATTTCCACCACTACTTTAATTATCTACTGGGCAAAATTAATTTACTTTCAATCTAAATTTAGTTACTTTTTTACTCTTTTCATACATCGTATTCTAAGCCCATTTAAGCCACATGTAAGATTGTTGAGTACCTAAAATCTAAATAATAAATGTATGCTCTGTATAGCTCTCTAAATGGCTACAAATGGCATTGTATAATGCAAAGTATTCATGCTTAGTTATAACGTTTTGTATCTCCTAATTGCTTCTAACATTGTTCTTGCTTATCACTTTACGAACAACAATTATTATTTATATTTTTAAATCTCATTTTGATTTTTGAATTTAATTTTTATTTTGAAATTAGAAATATTATTTTGAAAATAATTCTTTAAAACTTTTTTGTAATTCAAATCTGAAATTACTTTTTACATTTACTTTCTTCTCTTAATGAACTTCTTAACTGAATTGATTCAACAAATGAAATCATTTATCTTCTGAACTCAATCAACAATTGAACTTCAACAAATGAATTAACTTAAACAATTTATCTTAATTGGATTAATCATTCTTAATTAGAAATCAAATATCAATTACAATTCATTTCTTCTACAATTCATTTCTTCTACAATTCATTTCTTCTACAATTCATTTCTTCTCTTTGAATGTTGATGAACAATCACAATGAAACTTCTGTGTGAACTATCTCATTAGTTGGATCTAATCCTCATACTAAAAGTAGTGACCTTATAAACTGTGTGCTTAATAGCCCGACCTTTAATGTAGGTAGCTTATTCACTGTATCCTTTATTGTGCAGTCCTCTAAACTATCCACCTTAATAAGCAGTGTGCTTTAATACACAGTGTCTTTAATGCTTGGGCACTTTATAACAGATGGCGCTTTATTATCTATGCTCATTATTTGCCTGCACCTTTAATACTTGGGTCTTATAACTGCATGTGCTTTTATATACTATGTTGAAGTATCTGCTACACATTGAATGCGTTCCACATATATCATTGTGATTACTTTCACATATATACTTTAAGAAAAGACCACCACCAATTAATAGTGATGGCCTAAACCAACGTACAGAAGAACTAGGAACTAATGAAAATAATAAGGAGTTAAATGCCCAATGGCTAATTTAGACTTTAATACTGAGCGCTCAACATTAAAGATTTAGTATATCTTTAATATCTATATTATACCATGAACGCCGTCATAATGCTACTTTATATTATCTAGTATTAATAGAAATTGCTTTTATTTTACCAATCTTTTCAATGAGCTTATTCATCGATGTCACTTCATCTGTATAGATTTGTACACTCTTAACTTTGTTCTGCTGCACTAACTTTATAAATTCTTGCATAATTGGTTTGTCATCCACTTCTATAGACAGTCCATACAGTCCTTTATTGACTACGACAGTTAAATTGCCACGATGTATCGATGCTAGGATATTACTATCTTTATTGTTGTCTAACATCACACATAGCTTGTCATTGTCTTTTAATGCTTGAAATACATTGTTATCTAACTCATATGGTTTAAATGTCTGATAGTTAGGATCTACTGTTTTGGTCGTTCCCATTTCTACAGGTTTATCAGTTGTAAGTGCTTGTACTGTAATTCGATTCTTTTGCTTATTATATTTAACGTTATTATCTGATTGTTTGATTGTTGTTAGCATATACTCACATCCTTACCATTGTTTCTTGCCATAATGATATTTTTGGAACTCATCACGAGAAACGGTATCTAATGCTTTCTCCAGTTGCCATGCATAGCCTCTAGGAGTCGTTTGTTCGTTGTACTTGTTGCCATCACCTAAATTTATTTCATGGTCTAGCATTTGGCCTTTATACTGGTTGTGAATGTTACCAGGATTATTTTTCTCTTGCTTAACATAACGTTCACGAGATATACGACGACCAGCCTCATTTTTATTCTCAATCATTTTACGATACACTTTTACAACATCTTGCAGTTTATCCTGCATCTCTTTCGCTAGTTTTTGATGTTCATCCTTAAATCCTGTCATTTCTTTGTTGTATGCCTTGTAGAACTGGTCAAATTCTTCTTCAGTTACTTTATAATCTGATGAATTAAGTTGTTCGTCGACTTCGATTAGTTCTTGTTCTAAATCTGATTGTAGACTTTTTAATTTTGTTGCTTCTGCAAATTCATCATTATTTTGATAATGTGTAATTTTACTATTAAGCTGTTTAATACGATTTGTTAGCTGATGGTATTTCTGTTTAATCTCTTTTGCCTTAACACCCTTATCATAGATTTGATTATCAAAGATATTGATTGTATTATCTTGTACTGTTTTTACCATAATTAAATGCCTTCTTTCGTTTTTGATTTATTATTCGCTTTATTGCACTAAAATCTTTCTTATTTCTAGCATATTGCCTTACCAGTGAATCAATATACCTAACAGATACATTGTTCACATGGGTAGGTAAACGAGCTAGAATCTGATGTGCTATCCGTTTGTGATTCATGGAAACACTCCCTTAACTTATTTTCTGTGTATTACCTTTAATATGGTGTGTCGGCATAACATAGTGACTATTTCTATCAATTTCTAACATACGTTTACCATCTCTGTATTTCTGCCAATATTTAGCATCTGCAGTGAGTTTATTAATTTCATCTAGTAAATAATTAATCGCTAAATGATCACCACGTAAATATATTGTCATATGCCCTACACTGTTATAGTTGAGTTTCAAATTATACCCTCTTAACCACAAGAAAATTGATTCAGTATTTAACCTTGATTGCAGCGTTGCCTGTCCTAAACTCGACAAACACCAATCACATGTTATAAAGTCTATTTCTAAATAGTGATACTTGCCCTGTGTTTTATAGATGTGACAAATAGGTTTATTAGCAATTTCTAAATTCTTAATATCGTTAATATTGAGTTTCTTATTATTTAATTTGAATGGATCAGTTGGTATTGAATGCATTAACACAGTTTATGAGTCCTCCTATTTTGAAATATGTTTAATAAGTTAATTCTATAATCACACGATTTACATTATTTTTAGTTACTACTGTTTTATATCTATTGCCACTGTTATATAGGTATCTCATTTTCTTAATCTCCTTTTTGTCCGTTACTTAACTTAGTTCGTGCACAAAAACACCACTTCGTGCACAACATGCACAGTTCATGCTCACCTCTAAACCTTACTCTCACAAGGGATAAAGTACTTTACTGTGCACGAGTGCACCAAATTTCTGAAAAAACTTCTTATATATTAATGCCCTACTTCTTATAGTTATTTGTATATTAACTTCTTTAAAATTGAAAATTCATGCACAGTTAGGGCTATAAACCCTGTATTACCAACGGTTTGAAGGTGAGCACGAGTTAAAATATTTCATGCACAGTAACTTTTGTAATTGTGATTAAATGTCTTATAAACGCTGTTATATCAATGCATTTCAGCTGTGCACGAATTTTTGTTTGTTTTTGCTATTTCATGCACAGTTTCATGCACACACCTCATTTACACTACTTTTAAAATTGTGTTCACATAGGAAATTTTTTGTTCTCCGTGTGGTAAAAGTGTAGGTTCGAAATGACCCACCTTTGCTTGTAAATCATTAACTGAATAATATCTAGGTCTTTCAACCTTCCAAGATTTATCAAGATAACGTTCAAAACTTTTACAGAATTTCCTTTCAGAAAGTGCTCTATAGCCACCACGTTCACAGAAAACTTTGTATCTAAAATAAACAACTGCTTTAGGTACTTTATCAATTTTCCATTTATCAAACTCTGTGACTTTAAAATCATATACTGGATCATTGTCTTGAATATATTCTTCTAACAATTTAGCTGATGCTCTAGGAACAATAAACTTATTGAAATTTAAATTTATAGCTTTATGAAGTACATATTCGAGTACCTTTTTATCGGTAAGATATTTTTCTTTGATATTTGGGTTTTCTTTTGCACCGTTAAAATCTGCATTAAACGGTACTATTAAAAGTCGTCTGTTTGTTCCACCTGTTTTATTTTTAAATCTAGGCATGCCATTAGTTGACTGAATCACAGTAGTTCTGAAAACAGTTCGATATGGCTGTTTATTCTTTATATTTACAAGCACTGGATCACCTGTAATAACACTGTTGAAATTTGAGCTATCTTCAATATTCACACCTACTGGTACATCATCACCAATGACAAGTGTTTTACCTTCTAGCACGCCTAATTTAAACTCTTGGTCAAACTCATTAACTTTAAGGCTTGCAACATTATCAAAGCCAATTAAGTTAGTAAGCAGCGTTTGGTAGCTACCTTTAGCATTATTTCCATCACCAACTAGGAATATCGCTTTTTTACGTGTATAATTTCCATTTAATGAATCATTAATAACTTGCCATAATAATGTGAATACTTCTCTATCACCACATGCCACTTCTTCTAACCAGTTATCAAAACTCCAACCATTAATTACTGGTGTTTTAGGATTGTCAATATAATTAGTTGAAATCTTAGTAGTAAATATATACTTCGGCGTAAAAGATTCTAATTTCATACTTTTTCTGTTAAATACACCATTATTGACTGGTATTAAATGTGGTTCATTAGTTTTGTCTACCACGTCTACCATATTAGTTAAATGATAGATGACTTCTAATGCTTTTTTCTCATTGTGTCTAGGTTCTAACCAAGAAATAATACGTTTAATAATCGCAGTATTTTGTGTATAAATACCTTTATCACTTTGATACATTGCTAACTTTGTGTTTTCTTCCATATCAAATATCACAAATTTTATTACATCATTAAGTAATACGGCGCATCTGTTTGAGCTAATCGTTTGTGGTGGTCTGCCTGATGCTTCACCATTTTCTTTCGCCTTCTCAAATTCTGCCTTCATAAACGCCAATTCTTCTTTGCGAATTAGTGATATTGTATATCTAAGCGATTGCCCTGTTCCTCTCGAATTAGGCTCATAAATTGTTTCTTGATTAGCTATAGCTGTATCTAGTTCATTATTACCCCAAGTTGAATTTCCACGCTTTTCATCCCATTTATCAGTAAGATTATTGTAAGTTAAAAAGATACTTTCCATTTGCGATTTATCTCTACCAGTATAAAATGCCAATACTCTTAACAAGCTTTGCACAGCTTCACTAGGGCTATCAAAAATACCTTCATACTCACCAGCAAGCAATTTTTTATATTTACTTTTTTTAGTCATCATTCTTACAATTTCATCATCTGTAAAAATACTGCTACCAGTTTTAGCAATTCTTATATTTTGCTTTTTAGGTTCTGCTTTAAAGAATCGTTCTACTAAATTATCAATCACGCCTTGATCGTCGCTAATTTCTGAACCTCCGATAGTGTAACCAGTAAATGTCATAAATCTACTAGTATGATACAGCTCTATATCTAAATCAGTACGCTTACTTTTCCTGTTTTCTGGTAATGTACCTTTGAAAAAGCAATGTAAACCTGTACCACTTGGACTTAATTCACAGTATGTGAGTTCTGTCATTTCAAGTCCTAATTCTGTTTGTAATTGATGTGTTTCAGCATCTACAGCGTTATCTATATCAAGACAAATATGTTTACTTTCTTTGCTTAATATAAAACCTATACCATCGTAACCATTACTACTATCATAAAGTGAATAAACATCTTGAAAGTTACTCCAAGTATCTTTATTCGTTGAGCTAGCTTTTACACCATTTACTTGATAAGGTACTTTTTTGTATTCTTGACGGCTTTCGTTCCATTCAGCACGCCACAGCACCCATTGATTCAATTGTTTAAGTTCATTCGGTATTTCCAATTCATTCACATCTATTATTGAATCTTTGGTTTTTATAGCCATCAAATCCCCCTCTTGTTGTTTTTGTAGATACATAACGTAATTTTTGCTATAATTGAAATACATAAAGTTTCTTTAACATTCATTTCTTACGCGTTATCTTCGCTTTGGTCGGCAGTAGATAATGCGTTTTTTTCTTGCTTAATATCAGCTTGAATATCATCATACATGTTCTCAATATCTGTTCTAATAGCTTGTAACGTACTTGAAACAATATAATTTTGCTTAATGTTGTTATTAATAGCTTGGTGATATATAGGCTGATTCTTCTTGACTGCATACTCTCGTTCATCTTCTAATTCTGATGTTTCCATTCCAAGGTAATCGATCAACGATTGAACCTTATTTCTCAAATCTGCGAACTCAACACTTTCTTGTACTTTTTCTGTGTATAACATTATTCTGTTTCCTCCATTACGTTTTTATATTTACGTCTGATTCTTCTTTCTTCCAAACTGTTTTTCACTACTATTGATATAAGTGCTAGTGGCGTATATAATGCCAAAGCATTGAATATATCTTCCGTATAGAAACCTACTGCTGTTGAAGTTGTGGCACTTGCGATAATTAATGCAATAAATGTTTTCATTCTATCCTCCTAGGAATTATATATTTCGTTAAAATTTTTCTTAATATATTCTTTCATTGGTTCTGCTAAAAACTTATAATGATCTGCTTGTGATTTAGGTTCATGGACATACTTTTCAATGTCCTTTTTAAACCTTGGATTAAGCAAAAGTTTTTTCATAACTGAATTCCTTGATAATTGCATGTGTGACTGTAAATCTTTGAATGACCACACAAGTTTAGGTTCATTGATAATTACAATATCTTCATTTTCTTGTAGTTGTTCTTGCATCTTTTTCACCTCCCCTATTAAGCAGTTGCTTGTGTATTTAAATACTTATTGTAGATAGTTTTACTGACTGAAATATCTAAACCGAATTTGTTAATAGAAGTCATTAAATCGACTGTATCATCTAAAATTTGTTGACGAATAATTAACATATCCTCACTCATTTGTTCTTTTTTTAAGGCTTTATCATAACCAAACAATGTTGAAACACATTTATTAACTACAGTTTGACATTTAATATAACTAATCTTATTGGGATTAGATAAACCTTTTTGCAAAACATCCATAGCTTTTCGTTGATGTTGCTTATCCATTAAATGAAATACTTCATGTTGCTTTAATCCGATTGATTGTCTTAACTCTTTGATAACTTGCTTAACCCATTTTTTAAATTCTTGAGCTTCATTACGTCTACTATTCCAAATAGCTTCGTAAATACCTACTTCTGAAATAATTATAGCTTTTTGCTTACCTTTAAGGGTGTCCACATTATGGACGGCCTTTTCTGACACATCTAATAATCTAGTCATATGTGGTGTGTGTGAATACCCTAATGCTTTTGCAACATCACCTGCTATTGCCCAATACTCATTATCTTTTTCTATGAATCTAATTTGCTTACCATCAAAAAACTCCTTAATCATCTAACTTCCTCCTTAATACTGATATTGGAAATTTGATCTATTTCAACATTAAGTGCTTTAGCAATTTTCATTACTAGCATTATTGATGGCTTTTTTTTATGATTTAAAATCTCTAACAAATACGAATAATTAACTGGTGTTTCTTTTGCTAGTTCTTTAATACTCATATTGTTATTAACTAGTAACTGTTTAATTTTAAAAGTGTTAATATCTTTCATAAGTAACCCCCCTCTTTTTTAATTCAATTTTTGCTAATGTCAAAACTTGAATATACCCTTATTATAATCGCTTATTTTAAAATTGCAAGTATTAATCTTGAAAAACTTGAAAATAAATGTAAAATGATAACTGTATTAATTATTATTAAAGGAGTGAAACCATGTCATTGAACAGTTTGTTAAAAGAACAAAGGAAAGAAAAAGGGTTTACAATGAAAGAATTAGCAAATAAATCGGGTATATCGGAATCATATATTTCAAAAATTGAAAATAATTCTGTCAGTTTACCTAAAAAAGAAAGGCTGTTATCTTTAGCATATTCATTAGATCCAGAAAATAAAGAAAACCTTTATTCAAGATTTCTAACTTTAGCCTCATATAATTTAGAGAATGCTGAAAAAGAATTTAATCAATTTGCTAATATGAAACAGGCAAATTTAGATAAAGGTTTACCTAATAAAAAATTCACAGATAATTTTGTTAGAATTGACAAAAAAAATTCTAAAATTAATTCTGTTGAATACCCATACTTTGATTTGGAATGGCTATTAAATCAAGAACGATTTGAACTATTTTTAGGAAGAACTGACGTTAATATACTCTTAGATAACAACGAAACAGAAAAAGAACTTCTTATTTTAAAAGATCATGAGCGTGATAGATTGAGAAATATAATAAATATATTTAAAGAAGGCTTATTAAACGAAAGAACTAAAATATCTAGAGAAAAAGATGAAAACGTCCTTATTTCGCACTCACATGAATATACATTGATATTCGATTTGTTAAACAAGAATATTGACGATAGAAATAGTTTGATAAGTCAATTAGGTATGATTAACCAAAATAGAGACGTTTTCTATGAAGATAATTACTATTCAGCAATTAACCAAGCAGTAGAACAACAAGACGCTTTAAAATTACAACGTCTAGTAAGAATGACTACAATAAATGAATTGAAACAATACTTGTCAGAACAAAATTGAGGTGATTAAGTGGCATACATTGAAAAGCGAGGTAAAACATGGAGATATTCAATCTCATATGTAGATGATGAAGGCAACCGTAAAAAGGTTCAAAAAGGTGGTTATCGTACTAAACAAGAAGCTAAACGAATTGCAGAAGATTTAGAGTATAAAATGAGAAATGGTTATGCTGTAAGTAATGATATAACATTTGCAGATTATTTTTATCAATGGTATGAAGTTAATAAACTACCACACGTATCAGAATCAACTAAAAGACATTATGAATCTGCATACAAGCATATTAAAGACCATTTTAGACACAAGTTATTAAAAGATATTAAACGTACTGAATACCAAAAGTTTCTCAATGAGTACGGTTTAACGCATAGTTATGAAACGATTAGAAAGTTAAATAGTTATATACGTAATGCATTCGATGATGCTATACATGAAGGTTATGTTATTAAAAACCCTACATACAAAGCAGAATTACACGCATCTGTTCCAGCCAAAACAGAAGAAATGAAGTTTATTAATGAATCAGAATTCAAAAAACTTAAACATTATTTTGAACAAAAAAATACCACCTCATCACTTGTGCTATTAGTAGCACTTACAACAGGTGGTAGATTTTCAGAAATTGCTAAATTGAAACGTGAAGATCTGGATATTAAAAATAATAAAATTCATTTAAGAGGTACCAAAACCGAAACATCAGACAGAATAATAAGTATTGATACAGTAACTATGAAACGTATTCAATCATTTATTGATTCACGACCTACTAATATCAGTGGTTACATCTTTACTGTTGATGGTAAAACAATAACAAATGCTGCTGTAAACAAAGTACTGAGAAAAGCATGTGCTAATCTAAATATAAAAGAGATAACTATTCACTCGCTAAGACACAGTTTCTGTTCTATACTCATACATCATGGCTTTTCAATACTATATATATCAAAACATTTAGGACATTCCAACCCAGCCACGACACAATCCATTTACTCCCACCTACTTCAAGAAACTTACGAGCGTGAAGATGAAAAAGCAATGAAATTATTAGAAACTATTTAAGCCACTTAATTATAAATATTAGGTGGTTTTTTTACTATAATTTATTTTCCAGTCCCCAAATAGTCCCCACAACGAAAAACAAAAGCTTATATAACAACGTTTAATAACTTTATAATATGCCCTTCGAGGGGACTAATAAGTAATAAAAGTATACTTTTCAAATTAAAAAGGGAAGATAACCAATATAAAGCGCACACGAGTTCAATCTCATGTATTTTATATTC
Protein-coding sequences here:
- a CDS encoding phage terminase small subunit P27 family produces the protein MSQRKLLSQQKAYRTKDVQEQRNATEKAMNELTPLSKEPPDFLDDDAIQEWYRVLPLINELPIKDLDKGLLATYCQTYSNYKNATLKLQEEGMVVVTERGSKLSPHYTIQRDSVNTMNAICPKLGLTVEARLKIMEPKTKNEYDPVGDFVTGKKPKSVYEEFGIGKDD
- a CDS encoding DUF3102 domain-containing protein — translated: MFEIGRRLKHVKENDLVHGEFINWVENSLNMDRTTASKFMKISKELSNDEPVQHLGFKALYQIATIPEDKREEKHKTSSGEMKNSYEMTTKEREDFKRHQRKLELEKSQLESQLEQAQRSESIAHKQLEKYISIHNIYRR
- a CDS encoding phage/plasmid primase, P4 family, with amino-acid sequence MAIKTKDSIIDVNELEIPNELKQLNQWVLWRAEWNESRQEYKKVPYQVNGVKASSTNKDTWSNFQDVYSLYDSSNGYDGIGFILSKESKHICLDIDNAVDAETHQLQTELGLEMTELTYCELSPSGTGLHCFFKGTLPENRKSKRTDLDIELYHTSRFMTFTGYTIGGSEISDDQGVIDNLVERFFKAEPKKQNIRIAKTGSSIFTDDEIVRMMTKKSKYKKLLAGEYEGIFDSPSEAVQSLLRVLAFYTGRDKSQMESIFLTYNNLTDKWDEKRGNSTWGNNELDTAIANQETIYEPNSRGTGQSLRYTISLIRKEELAFMKAEFEKAKENGEASGRPPQTISSNRCAVLLNDVIKFVIFDMEENTKLAMYQSDKGIYTQNTAIIKRIISWLEPRHNEKKALEVIYHLTNMVDVVDKTNEPHLIPVNNGVFNRKSMKLESFTPKYIFTTKISTNYIDNPKTPVINGWSFDNWLEEVACGDREVFTLLWQVINDSLNGNYTRKKAIFLVGDGNNAKGSYQTLLTNLIGFDNVASLKVNEFDQEFKLGVLEGKTLVIGDDVPVGVNIEDSSNFNSVITGDPVLVNIKNKQPYRTVFRTTVIQSTNGMPRFKNKTGGTNRRLLIVPFNADFNGAKENPNIKEKYLTDKKVLEYVLHKAINLNFNKFIVPRASAKLLEEYIQDNDPVYDFKVTEFDKWKIDKVPKAVVYFRYKVFCERGGYRALSERKFCKSFERYLDKSWKVERPRYYSVNDLQAKVGHFEPTLLPHGEQKISYVNTILKVV
- a CDS encoding DUF771 domain-containing protein yields the protein MQEQLQENEDIVIINEPKLVWSFKDLQSHMQLSRNSVMKKLLLNPRFKKDIEKYVHEPKSQADHYKFLAEPMKEYIKKNFNEIYNS
- a CDS encoding phage repressor protein, with protein sequence MIKEFFDGKQIRFIEKDNEYWAIAGDVAKALGYSHTPHMTRLLDVSEKAVHNVDTLKGKQKAIIISEVGIYEAIWNSRRNEAQEFKKWVKQVIKELRQSIGLKQHEVFHLMDKQHQRKAMDVLQKGLSNPNKISYIKCQTVVNKCVSTLFGYDKALKKEQMSEDMLIIRQQILDDTVDLMTSINKFGLDISVSKTIYNKYLNTQATA
- a CDS encoding helix-turn-helix domain-containing protein, producing the protein MKDINTFKIKQLLVNNNMSIKELAKETPVNYSYLLEILNHKKKPSIMLVMKIAKALNVEIDQISNISIKEEVR
- a CDS encoding helix-turn-helix domain-containing protein, which encodes MSLNSLLKEQRKEKGFTMKELANKSGISESYISKIENNSVSLPKKERLLSLAYSLDPENKENLYSRFLTLASYNLENAEKEFNQFANMKQANLDKGLPNKKFTDNFVRIDKKNSKINSVEYPYFDLEWLLNQERFELFLGRTDVNILLDNNETEKELLILKDHERDRLRNIINIFKEGLLNERTKISREKDENVLISHSHEYTLIFDLLNKNIDDRNSLISQLGMINQNRDVFYEDNYYSAINQAVEQQDALKLQRLVRMTTINELKQYLSEQN
- a CDS encoding tyrosine-type recombinase/integrase, with amino-acid sequence MAYIEKRGKTWRYSISYVDDEGNRKKVQKGGYRTKQEAKRIAEDLEYKMRNGYAVSNDITFADYFYQWYEVNKLPHVSESTKRHYESAYKHIKDHFRHKLLKDIKRTEYQKFLNEYGLTHSYETIRKLNSYIRNAFDDAIHEGYVIKNPTYKAELHASVPAKTEEMKFINESEFKKLKHYFEQKNTTSSLVLLVALTTGGRFSEIAKLKREDLDIKNNKIHLRGTKTETSDRIISIDTVTMKRIQSFIDSRPTNISGYIFTVDGKTITNAAVNKVLRKACANLNIKEITIHSLRHSFCSILIHHGFSILYISKHLGHSNPATTQSIYSHLLQETYEREDEKAMKLLETI